DNA from Pseudocitrobacter corydidari:
TAGTACTGCTGGAAGAGTTGCAGGTTGCCGTACTCTTCATCCAGGTTCACGCCGGAAATGGATTGCTGCTGTTTGCTGAGCTGGGTGACGACGTTGCTTTGCGTGGTGCTGCTGGTTTCAAGCGTCGAGGTTTTATTCCCGATATCGCTGACCAGCGCCGCATACGCGTCGTTAAAGGTTTTCGAATTTCCCACCAGCTTCGCGTTTTGCAAATCCAGCAGCGCCTGGCCGTTACGGTTATCGCTCTCGCCATTTTCCGCGTCATCAATACCCAGTGCGAGCTCAGATTCATCACTTATCGCCACGCTCATATTCACAATTGCATCGCTCACCGGCTTCACGGTAAAGCTGTCATTCTCTGCTGGCGTACCGCTCACCGTGACGGAGAGCCCGTCAAAGTTTAATGCGCCATCCTTCTGTTCCGCTTTCACCGTGGTGTTATCGGAAAGACGCGTCACCTGCCATTCACCGTTTTTATAACTCACGCGATAATCCGTGGCCTGTACGCTGGAGGCATCCGTCACTTCCGCCGCCAGCGACGCCTTACCGCTATTTTTGCTGTTCGCCACAACGGACGGGTCGCCAATCGTGAAGAAGTCCTTCCCGTCTTTTCCGTTCGCATCGACACCCTCTTTATGCTGGACGTTAAACGCATCCGCAAAGGCCAGCGCCATTTGGTTAAGGCTATTGCGAGTCTGGTCGAGATCCTGCGAGCGGAAGGTCAACAAACCGCCAAGCGAGCCGGTGTTAAGCAGTTTTTCCGGGATTTCAATATTCCCCGCGACGTTATCAACATACGCCACGGTGGTGCGCGTTGGGTCGCTGCTGCTCGGCACGGCGGCCAGCTGGCGGGCACTACTGCCCTGCACCAGCGTATAACCGTTCGCCATGGTGACGTTGAATGTTCCGCTATCCTGCACGTTCACTTCCACGCCCACCAGCTTGTTTAACTCGCTGACTAACTGATCGCGCTGATCGAGTAGGTCGTTAGGTGAAGCACCTGCACCCACGCCGGTCAGGCGCGAGATTTTATCGTTCAGGCTGGCAATCTGGTTCGCGTAGTTGTTGATTTGATCAACGGTGGTAGCGATAGAGAGATTCACCTGCTTATCCTGGTCGCGGAGATACTGATCGGCGACTTTAAACTGATTGACCAGACCATCCGCTTTACCCAAAACGGTCTGACGCGCGGCGGGATCTTCAGCGTTGCTCACCAGCGTTTGCATACTGGAGAAGAAATCCTGAAGCGTGGTGGAGAGAGAGTTTGTGGTGCCGGAAAGCATATCGTCGATTTTCGACATCTGCTCATAACGCGTGGTCAGCCCGCTGCTCTGGCTCTGCGCCGTTCGCAGTTGGTTGGTGATGAATGCATTATATTCGCGCTGAACGCCAGAAACGTAGACGCCATTGCCGACCCAGCCTCCCGCACCTAACGTACTGTTCGCCGAAGCGAGCACCGTGGTCTGGCGGGTATAGCCCGAGACGTTGTAGCTGGCAATATTATTACTGGTGGTATTCAGTGCCGACTGTGCCGCACTCAATCCACTCATGGCGCTATTGATTAAACTGGACATGTTCTTCCTTTTATACGTTCAGACGCGTGGCCTTTAATCGTTATCGGTCGCCGCCTGGCAAACTTGAGGTGTATCAGAAGAGATTTTCAATATCATTTCGGTACGCGCTGCTGACTTTGTCGCTTAAGGATTTAAGCTGTTGAATCATATTGGTTAGCTTGCGCGCATACTGCGGGTCAGTGGCGTATCCGGCATTCTGTAACGCCTGCGCCCCCTGCTCGGCGGTCGATGCGTTGGTAACCGCGGCATAGCGCGGGTTGCGTGTCAGTAAGCCGACGTAATCCGATAGCGCTTCCAGATACGAACCGTAGACGCGGAATTTCGCTTTCACCTTCTTTGCTTCACCGTTTTCATATTCGGTGGTGGTGATTTCCGTCACTGGCCCTTTCCAGTTGCCAGAGGCTTTCACGCCAAAAAGGTTATAGCTTGGCTCGCCGTTTTCACGGCGAATTTGCCGCTGGCCCCAGCCCGACTCCAGCGCGGCCTGCGCCAGAATCAGATGGTGCGGAATACCGCTCTGCTCACTCGCCACCTGCGCCGGAAGCGCCAGTTTCGCAAGGAAATCTTTGCTGTCGCCGGAGAGCGGCGCATCGCTGCCGCCGGGCGTTTTCGGCAGCGCTTTGCGCACCATCTGCGTCAGCGCATCGTTCTGGAAGCTGGTGACGGTTGGCAGGTCAAATTTCATCGGAACCTGGCCCACCGTGGCGGACGGTTCCTTCTGCGTTTGCATCTGCTTCACCATCTCTTCCGCCAGCCCCAGTCCTTTTCCGGCGGTCATCTGCTGGGCAATTTGCTGATCGTACATGCTGGTGTAAAGCCGGGTTTGGTCGCTGCTAAAGAGCCCATCCTTCGGCAGCGCCTCGCGCATACTCTTCAGCATCATCTGCACGAACATGCCCTCCACCTGACGGGCGACAGGCCGCAGGTTAGCCTGCGGATCCTGTCCGGCTTTCGCCTTGAGTTCGTTAAGCGATTGCGCATCCCACGCCGCGCTGGCGGTTAATTTGCTGTCGCCCAGCATCAGACGATCTCCACTTTCGCACGCAGGCATCCGGCACTTTGCATCGATTGCAGAATCGACATCAGCTCCATCGGCGTCGCGCCCAGCGCATTCAGCGCACGCACGACATTGTTGAGGTTGGCACTTTCCCGCACGCTTTGCAGCGAGCCGCCGCTCTGGCGCAGATCGATCTGCGTTTGCGGTGTCACCACCGTCTGGCCGCCGCCAAACGGTGTATCCGGCTGGCTAACCTGTGCCTGACGATTCACGGTAACGGAGAGGTTGCCCTGCGCCACCGCACAGGTATCCAGCGTCACTTCGCGGTTCATCACCACCGACCCGGTACGCGAGTTAATAATCACCTTCGCATCCTGCGGTACGCCGCCCACTTCCAGATTCTGGATATCCGCCAGCAAACGCACCTGACCGCTGCCGCCCTGCGGCGCGCGAACCTGCACCGTACGCGCATCCAGCGCGGTGGCGTTACCAAAACCACTGCGACGATTAATGGTGTCGGCAATCTGCTGCGCCATGGTGAAATCGTCCTGATTCAGCTGCAGGTTAATGGTATTCCCCGCACCAAACTGCGTTGGCAGTTCGCGTTCAATGGTGGCCCCGCCGGTAATGCGCCCGCCGTTAAGCTGGTTAACCTGCACGCTGCTGCCGCCCGCCGACGCGCCCGCGCCGCCCACCAGAATATTCCCCTGCGCCAGGGCATACACCTGGCTATCAACCCCCTTCAGCGGCGTCATCAACAGCGTACCGCCGCGCAGGCTTTTAGCGTTACCCATCGACGAAACCACCACATCGATAGTTTGCCCCTGACGTGCAAACGCCGGGAACTGGGCGGTGACCATTACCGCTGCCACGTTTTTCAGCTGCATGTTGGTGCCCGCCGGAACGGTGATCCCCAGTTGCGACAACATGTTGTTCAGGCTCTGGGTGGTGAACGGTGTCTGGGTAGTCTGGTCACCCGTGCCGTCCAGCCCAACCACCAGACCATAGCCAATCAGGGAGTTTTCCCTGACGCCCTGTACGCTGGTGAGATCGCGAATGCGATCGGCCTGTGCCAGGGTACTTACCAGAATCAGCGCCAAGCCAATCAGGGTTTTAAACATGTTCCACCTCATTACATCGGCGATAAATTCAGGAAGAAACGCTGCAACCAGCCCATATTCTGCGCTTCGTTGATATAGCCGTTGCCCACATATTCGATACGCGCATCCGCCACCTGAGTGGACGGCACGGTATTACTGCCGCTGATGGTGCGCGGGTTAACCACACCTGAGAAGCGGATAAATTCAGTGCCCTGATTAATGGCAATCTGTTTTTCCCCCACCACGTGGAGGTTGCCGTTCGCCAGAACCTGATCGACCGTGACGGTTAATGTACCGCTAAAGGTGTTGCTGGCATTGGCGCCGCCTTTACCGTTAAAGGTGTTACCGCCGGAGGCGTCAACATCCGCACGCGCGTTGCCGAATAGCCCTTGCAGATAGCGCGGCACGACGTCAAAGCCAAAGTTGGTTTTGCCGTCGCGGCTGGCGTTGGCAGAAGAACTCTTGCTGGCGCTGACGTTTTCCTGCAATACGATGGTGAGCGTATCGCCAATATTGCGCGGCCGACGGTCTTCAAACAGCGGCTGGTAGCCGTAGTTAATCGGCTGCGCCGTCTGAAATATTGAGCCGTTCGCTACCGGTACCGGGCCGGGGATCGGCTGCGCCGAGGTTGCGCCTTCCACCAGCGGCTTGCTGGGGATGAAGGCGCAACCGGTCATAGAGAGCGCCAGTGCCGTTAAAAGCGGATAACGAAACGCTGCGGTTTTTTGCATGGTTTTCATCTTTTGGTTTGCGCCGGATGCGCTGCGCTTATCCGGCCTACAAATTTCATCCGTTCGTAGGTCGGATAAGCGCAGCGCATCCGACAAATCCGGCACAACCCTTACAGTTGCGTCAGTTTCTGTAACATCTGGTCGGTGGTCGATACCGCCTTACTGTTAATTTCGTAGGCGCGCTGTACCTGAATCATATTGACCAGTTCTTCCGCCACGTTAACGTTAGAGGTCTCGACATACCCCTGATAGAGCAGCCCCGCGCCGTTCAAGCCCGGCGTGGAATCATTCGGCGCACCGGATGCCTGAGTCTCGACGTAGAGGTTTTCGCCAATGCTCTCCAGCCCGCTGTCGTTCATAAAGGTGGTCAGATTAAGCTGCCCCACCTGCACCGGGTTGGTCTGCCCCTGCTGGGTCGCGCTGACGATGCCATCGCGGCCAATGGTGATACTCAGCGTATTCGCCGGAATGGTGATCGCCGGCTGCACCTGGAAACCGCCTGCCGTCACCAGTTGACCATTCTGATCAACCTGGAACGAACCATCGCGGGTATACGCGGAAGTACCATCCGGCAGCAGTACCTGAAAGAAGCCCTGGCCTTTAATCGCCACGTCTTTGCTGTTATCGGTTTGCGACAAATTGCCCTGGCTGTGCAGACGTTCGGTGGCAACCGGGCGCACACCGGTACCAATCTGCAAACCGGACGGCAGCGTGGTTTGCTCTGAAGATTGCGCTCCCGGCTGACGTACCGTTTGATAAAGAAGATCTTCAAACACCGCACGCTGACGCTTAAAACCATTCGTACTGACGTTCGCCAGGTTGTTGGCGATAACGTCCATATTGGTTTGCTGCGCGTCGAGGCCGGTTTTGGCGATCCATAATGAACTGATCATGATTTTCCTTAGCTCATTGACAGCAACTGGTTAGCTTTCTGCGTGTTTTCATCCACGCTGCTGATAACCTTCATCTGCATTTCGAATCGGCGGGCGCTGGCTATCATATCGGCCATCGCCGCCACGGGTTTGACGTTACTGCCTTCCAGCACGCCGGACTGCAAACGGATAGACTGATCGGCCTGCAACATTGGGCCACGGGTAGCTTGCGCTTCTGCGGTCAGGCGAAATACGCCATCATCGCCGCGCACGATTTCCGTGTTATCTGCTTTCACCATTTTCAGCCGTCCCACCTGCGCCACCGTATTCGGCGGGTCACCAGGGTTGAGCGCTGAAATGGTTCCGTCCGCCGCGATGGTGATTTCCGCGCCTTCCGGCACGGTGAGCGGGCCACCATCGCCCATCACCGGATTACCCTGAATGGTCAGTTGCCCGGTTGGCCCTACCTGAATATTGCCGTTGCGGGTATACCCTTCCCCGCCATCGGCGGTTTGCACTGCCAGCCAGCCATCCTGTTGCAGCGCCACGTCCAGCGGACGTGAGGTGTAATCGAGCTGGCCTGGCGTCATATCCGCGCCCGGCGTGGAGGCCGTTACCAGCGTACGCGTCGGCACCGACAGCCCCTCTACCGGCACCGCGCGCATGGCGTTGAGCTGGGCGCGAAAGCCCGGCGTCGAACTGTTGGCGAGGTTGCTGGCGGTCACCGCCTGCTGCTCCATCGTCTGGCTCGCTGCGCCCATCGCCGTGTATATTGCGTGATCCATAAAGCTGCCTTATCGGGATTAACGCAGGTTAACCAGCGTGTTCAGGATCTGATCCTGAGTTTTAATGGTCTGGGCGTTGGACTGATAGTTGCGCTGGGCGACAATCATGTTGACCAGCTCTTTGCTGAGATCGACGTTAGAGGCTTCCAGCGCGCCGTTGGTCAGGCTACCGAAGTTGCCGCTGCCCGCGGTGCCCAGCAGCGCCACGCCGGAGGATTGCGTGGCAGACCAGACGTTATCGCCTTCCGATTGCAGACCTTCGTTGTTGGCGAAGTTCGCCAGTACGATTTGACCGAGCAGCTGGCTCTGTTCGTTGGAGTAGTTCCCGACCACGGTGCCATCTTCGTTGATCTGATAGCTCACCAGGTCGCCCGGCGCATAGCCGTTCTGCGAGGTAGCGACGATGTTGTTGGCGCCGGTATTCTGCTGCATGGAATTGAGGAAGCTCAGGGAGAAAGAACCGGCGGCGGAGCCGTTAAGTGCATCAATAGCGACCTGAATCTCAGGGTTTGCGTTGGCATCGGTTGCGAGGGCCCCCGTGTCGTCGTAATTACGGATCTCGCTCAGCGTGCCATTGCTGCTGAAGGACATCTGCGCCGCTTTCTTCGCTGCCGCGCCGCTGACGCTGGTGTCCTGGGTGTAGACATCCCACTTATTGTCATCGGTTTTTACGTAATAGATATTCATGTCATGGGCGTTACCCTGACTGTCGTAGACGGTAACCGTACCTTTCTTGTTGTAGCTGTCGGCATTAGCCGGATCGAACGTGGCGACGCTCGGTTTGGCATCCGTCGAGTTGAGGTTAACCTGCATCGCCGCGGTGGTAGTCTCTTTTGCCGACATCAGCGAGTTCGGGATGGTAATTGCCGTGGGATTCGCCCCCTGCTGAATAGTCGGCGGCGTACCGGACGCCGGATAACCGGTCACCTGCAAGCCCTGAGAGTTCACCAGCGTACGGTTTGCATCGAGGGAAAACTGGCCGTTACGGCTATAGAAAACGGAACCGTTACTGTCGGTGAGGCGGAAAAAACCGTTCTGGCTGATGGCGACGTCCAGCGCGCGTCCGGTGCTGGTCGTCGTCCCGTCAGTAAAGTCCTGAGTGATCCCGGCGACTTTCACCCCCAGCCCCACTTTTGAACCGGCAAACATATCGGCAAACGAGGCGGTGCCTGATTTAAAGCCGTAGGTTGCGGAGTTAGCAATGTTGTTGCCGATAACATCGAGATTACTGGACGCGGCATTCATGCCGCTGACTGCTTGGGAAAAGCCCATGATTCACTCCTGAATTAAATAATCTGACGAACTTCGTCGAGCGTGGTGGTGCCGTAAGTGCCGAGATCTAACTGGTTGCCGTTGCCGCTCAGCGTCACGCCCTGCACCAGCGCAAATTTCAGCGGCTGCGCCACCAGTTGCGTGGTGCCGCTGCTGGCGGTAATGCTGACGTTGTACGCGCCATCCGCTACCGCCGCACCGTCCGTGCCGGTACCGTCCCAGGTAAAGGTGTGCACGCCTGCGCTCAGCGCGCCGATATCCAGCGTTTTGACGACATTGCCGTTACTGTCGGTTATCGTGGCGGTCACTTTGTCGGCCGCCTGCTCAAGCTCAAC
Protein-coding regions in this window:
- a CDS encoding flagellar basal body rod protein FlgF, with the protein product MDHAIYTAMGAASQTMEQQAVTASNLANSSTPGFRAQLNAMRAVPVEGLSVPTRTLVTASTPGADMTPGQLDYTSRPLDVALQQDGWLAVQTADGGEGYTRNGNIQVGPTGQLTIQGNPVMGDGGPLTVPEGAEITIAADGTISALNPGDPPNTVAQVGRLKMVKADNTEIVRGDDGVFRLTAEAQATRGPMLQADQSIRLQSGVLEGSNVKPVAAMADMIASARRFEMQMKVISSVDENTQKANQLLSMS
- a CDS encoding flagellar basal body P-ring protein FlgI, yielding MFKTLIGLALILVSTLAQADRIRDLTSVQGVRENSLIGYGLVVGLDGTGDQTTQTPFTTQSLNNMLSQLGITVPAGTNMQLKNVAAVMVTAQFPAFARQGQTIDVVVSSMGNAKSLRGGTLLMTPLKGVDSQVYALAQGNILVGGAGASAGGSSVQVNQLNGGRITGGATIERELPTQFGAGNTINLQLNQDDFTMAQQIADTINRRSGFGNATALDARTVQVRAPQGGSGQVRLLADIQNLEVGGVPQDAKVIINSRTGSVVMNREVTLDTCAVAQGNLSVTVNRQAQVSQPDTPFGGGQTVVTPQTQIDLRQSGGSLQSVRESANLNNVVRALNALGATPMELMSILQSMQSAGCLRAKVEIV
- the flgE gene encoding flagellar hook protein FlgE, producing MGFSQAVSGMNAASSNLDVIGNNIANSATYGFKSGTASFADMFAGSKVGLGVKVAGITQDFTDGTTTSTGRALDVAISQNGFFRLTDSNGSVFYSRNGQFSLDANRTLVNSQGLQVTGYPASGTPPTIQQGANPTAITIPNSLMSAKETTTAAMQVNLNSTDAKPSVATFDPANADSYNKKGTVTVYDSQGNAHDMNIYYVKTDDNKWDVYTQDTSVSGAAAKKAAQMSFSSNGTLSEIRNYDDTGALATDANANPEIQVAIDALNGSAAGSFSLSFLNSMQQNTGANNIVATSQNGYAPGDLVSYQINEDGTVVGNYSNEQSQLLGQIVLANFANNEGLQSEGDNVWSATQSSGVALLGTAGSGNFGSLTNGALEASNVDLSKELVNMIVAQRNYQSNAQTIKTQDQILNTLVNLR
- the flgK gene encoding flagellar hook-associated protein FlgK, producing MSSLINSAMSGLSAAQSALNTTSNNIASYNVSGYTRQTTVLASANSTLGAGGWVGNGVYVSGVQREYNAFITNQLRTAQSQSSGLTTRYEQMSKIDDMLSGTTNSLSTTLQDFFSSMQTLVSNAEDPAARQTVLGKADGLVNQFKVADQYLRDQDKQVNLSIATTVDQINNYANQIASLNDKISRLTGVGAGASPNDLLDQRDQLVSELNKLVGVEVNVQDSGTFNVTMANGYTLVQGSSARQLAAVPSSSDPTRTTVAYVDNVAGNIEIPEKLLNTGSLGGLLTFRSQDLDQTRNSLNQMALAFADAFNVQHKEGVDANGKDGKDFFTIGDPSVVANSKNSGKASLAAEVTDASSVQATDYRVSYKNGEWQVTRLSDNTTVKAEQKDGALNFDGLSVTVSGTPAENDSFTVKPVSDAIVNMSVAISDESELALGIDDAENGESDNRNGQALLDLQNAKLVGNSKTFNDAYAALVSDIGNKTSTLETSSTTQSNVVTQLSKQQQSISGVNLDEEYGNLQLFQQYYLANAQVLQTASTLFDALINIR
- the flgJ gene encoding flagellar assembly peptidoglycan hydrolase FlgJ, with amino-acid sequence MLGDSKLTASAAWDAQSLNELKAKAGQDPQANLRPVARQVEGMFVQMMLKSMREALPKDGLFSSDQTRLYTSMYDQQIAQQMTAGKGLGLAEEMVKQMQTQKEPSATVGQVPMKFDLPTVTSFQNDALTQMVRKALPKTPGGSDAPLSGDSKDFLAKLALPAQVASEQSGIPHHLILAQAALESGWGQRQIRRENGEPSYNLFGVKASGNWKGPVTEITTTEYENGEAKKVKAKFRVYGSYLEALSDYVGLLTRNPRYAAVTNASTAEQGAQALQNAGYATDPQYARKLTNMIQQLKSLSDKVSSAYRNDIENLF
- the flgG gene encoding flagellar basal-body rod protein FlgG, with product MISSLWIAKTGLDAQQTNMDVIANNLANVSTNGFKRQRAVFEDLLYQTVRQPGAQSSEQTTLPSGLQIGTGVRPVATERLHSQGNLSQTDNSKDVAIKGQGFFQVLLPDGTSAYTRDGSFQVDQNGQLVTAGGFQVQPAITIPANTLSITIGRDGIVSATQQGQTNPVQVGQLNLTTFMNDSGLESIGENLYVETQASGAPNDSTPGLNGAGLLYQGYVETSNVNVAEELVNMIQVQRAYEINSKAVSTTDQMLQKLTQL
- the flgH gene encoding flagellar basal body L-ring protein FlgH; protein product: MQKTAAFRYPLLTALALSMTGCAFIPSKPLVEGATSAQPIPGPVPVANGSIFQTAQPINYGYQPLFEDRRPRNIGDTLTIVLQENVSASKSSSANASRDGKTNFGFDVVPRYLQGLFGNARADVDASGGNTFNGKGGANASNTFSGTLTVTVDQVLANGNLHVVGEKQIAINQGTEFIRFSGVVNPRTISGSNTVPSTQVADARIEYVGNGYINEAQNMGWLQRFFLNLSPM